In a single window of the Anomalospiza imberbis isolate Cuckoo-Finch-1a 21T00152 unplaced genomic scaffold, ASM3175350v1 scaffold_247, whole genome shotgun sequence genome:
- the LOC137466519 gene encoding LOW QUALITY PROTEIN: class II histocompatibility antigen, B-L beta chain-like (The sequence of the model RefSeq protein was modified relative to this genomic sequence to represent the inferred CDS: inserted 2 bases in 1 codon): protein MGRVAAAGAVLVALVVLGAPPAAGAELSGVFQYVGKSECHFMNGTEKVRYLSRFIYNREQYAMFDCDVGHFLGFTPYGETAARYWNSDPDVMEQKRAAADWLCRYNHEYLSPFLTERQVPPHVSISLVPLSSQPGXCSVMDFYPAHTQLRWFQGQQELSVEATDMVPNKDWTYQLLVLLETPPWRGLTCSCQVEHISLEHPLSWHWEMPLDAARSKMLSGIGGSKLGFVFLALGLSF, encoded by the exons atggggcgagtggcggcagctggggccgtactggtggcactggtggtgctgggagcccccccggctgcgggcgcggagctct caggggtgtTCCAGTACGTGGGAAAGTCCGAGTGTCACTTCATGAACGGCACGGAGAAGGTGAGGTACCTGAGCAGGTTCATCTACAATCGGGAGCAGTACGCGATGTTCGACTGCGACGTGGGGCACTTTTTGGGGTTCACCCCCTATggggagacagcagccaggtatTGGAACAGCGACCCAGACGTTATGGAGCAAAAAAGGGCTGCGGCGGACTGGCTGTGCCGGTACAACCACGAGTATCTCAGCCCGTTCCTCACGGAGCGCCAAG tgccgcccca cgtATCCATCTCGCTGGTGCCCTTGAGCTcccagccggg ctgctccgtgatggatttctaccctgcccacacccagctgaggtggttccagggccagcaggagctctctgtggaGGCCACCGACATGGTCCCCAACAAGGACTGGACctaccagctcctggtgctgctggaaacaCCCCCCTGGCGCgggctcacctgcagctgccaggtggagcacatcagcctggagcaccccctgagctggcactggg AGATGCCACTGGATGCCGCCCGCAGCAAGATGCTGTCAGGGATCGGGGGCTCCAAGTTGGGCTTCGTCTTCCTGGCGCTGGGGCTCAGCTTCTAG